The following are encoded together in the Elusimicrobiota bacterium genome:
- a CDS encoding creatininase family protein, producing the protein MAKGAFLESMTWLKAERALKRHPVLLLPLGARAKEHGPHLPLNNDWILAERLTALVMKKAQVLVLPGLAYSHYPAFVEYPGSASLSPATSCATVVEICRSFAAHGARKFYVLNTGISTRKILEEARQTLSQDGVTLGYTDLGALSSIEAQVRESAGGTHADEIETSMMLYLAPEIVRMKLARKDFHTGKGPGGLTRDPNARCGVYSPTGAWGDPTLASRKKGRIVVQALVKQIIEDIRRIQLSDFSRRE; encoded by the coding sequence ATGGCGAAAGGCGCGTTCTTGGAAAGCATGACGTGGCTTAAGGCCGAAAGGGCGCTCAAGCGCCATCCCGTGCTTCTCCTCCCCTTGGGCGCGCGCGCCAAGGAGCATGGGCCGCATCTTCCGCTCAACAACGACTGGATATTGGCCGAACGCCTGACCGCGCTTGTGATGAAGAAGGCCCAAGTCCTGGTCCTGCCCGGCCTCGCCTACAGCCATTACCCGGCCTTCGTGGAATACCCCGGCTCGGCGAGCCTGAGCCCCGCCACCTCCTGCGCCACCGTGGTCGAGATCTGCCGCTCCTTCGCAGCGCATGGGGCCAGAAAATTCTACGTGCTCAACACCGGAATCAGCACCAGAAAAATCCTCGAAGAAGCCCGCCAAACCCTCTCCCAAGATGGCGTGACGCTGGGCTACACGGACCTGGGAGCGCTTTCCTCCATCGAGGCGCAGGTACGCGAGTCCGCGGGCGGCACCCACGCCGATGAGATCGAGACCTCCATGATGCTTTATCTCGCCCCGGAAATCGTGCGCATGAAATTGGCCAGGAAGGACTTCCACACCGGCAAGGGCCCGGGGGGCCTCACCCGCGACCCAAACGCCCGGTGCGGGGTCTACTCCCCCACCGGAGCCTGGGGAGACCCGACCCTCGCGAGCCGCAAGAAGGGCCGGATCGTGGTCCAGGCCCTCGTCAAACAGATTATCGAGGACATCAGGAGGATTCAGCTTTCTGATTTTTCAAGGCGCGAATAG
- the folK gene encoding 2-amino-4-hydroxy-6-hydroxymethyldihydropteridine diphosphokinase, whose amino-acid sequence MGNRKKRLEQARAALARLPGCRLRAASRIYETAPVGPSRRPFLNMAARLGTSLSPMGLLVELKRLETLAGRKPGPRWGPRPLDIDILDYGGLRLASPWLTLPHPAAAARAFALAPLAEIAPRRRLDGKRTVLELLRRLNPRPETAKILANGR is encoded by the coding sequence ATGGGCAACCGCAAAAAACGCCTCGAGCAAGCCCGGGCGGCGCTCGCCCGGCTGCCGGGCTGCCGCCTGCGCGCAGCGTCGCGCATTTACGAGACGGCTCCCGTGGGGCCCAGCCGCCGACCTTTCCTCAACATGGCGGCGCGCCTGGGCACCTCTCTCTCCCCCATGGGTCTTTTGGTCGAGCTCAAGAGGCTCGAGACCCTCGCCGGAAGAAAACCGGGCCCGCGCTGGGGGCCCCGGCCCTTGGACATCGACATCCTCGACTACGGCGGCCTGCGGCTCGCAAGCCCCTGGCTAACTCTCCCCCACCCGGCCGCGGCCGCGCGCGCCTTCGCCCTGGCTCCCCTGGCCGAGATCGCCCCCCGCCGCAGGCTCGACGGCAAGCGCACGGTTTTAGAACTCCTGCGCCGATTGAACCCCCGCCCCGAAACAGCTAAAATACTCGCGAATGGGCGCTAA
- a CDS encoding pantoate--beta-alanine ligase, which yields MRIVKKPQEMARLSVLWRTQGLSVGFVPTMGALHRGHASLIKRARKENLKIAVSIFVNPAQFGPREDFSRYPRPFAEDSRLCAGLGVDALYHPDAAGMYPEGYATCVEVAGLSDILCGAFRPGHFRGVATVVLKLLEMVSPSKAYFGEKDYQQLIIVKRMARDLNLPCRIVGCPTVREADGLALSSRNKYLSPEERRLAPALYAALKAGARAAKKGGPAKKVAAVAERRILRIPGASIDYVSLVEAESLREASALAGKLRLMAAVRLGSTRLIDNIPVMMG from the coding sequence ATGCGAATCGTTAAAAAGCCGCAGGAAATGGCTCGGCTGTCCGTTCTGTGGCGCACCCAGGGACTATCCGTGGGTTTCGTGCCGACCATGGGGGCTCTCCACCGGGGGCACGCATCCCTGATCAAGCGCGCGCGAAAGGAAAACCTCAAGATCGCAGTCTCCATCTTCGTCAACCCGGCGCAATTCGGGCCTCGGGAGGACTTCTCGCGCTACCCGAGACCCTTCGCCGAAGACTCACGGCTTTGCGCGGGCCTCGGCGTGGACGCCCTCTACCATCCCGACGCCGCGGGCATGTACCCCGAGGGCTACGCGACCTGCGTGGAGGTGGCGGGGCTTTCGGATATCCTGTGCGGGGCCTTTCGGCCCGGGCACTTCCGGGGAGTGGCCACGGTCGTGCTCAAACTCCTGGAGATGGTCTCACCCAGTAAGGCTTACTTTGGAGAGAAGGACTACCAGCAACTCATCATCGTCAAGCGCATGGCCCGGGATTTGAATCTGCCCTGTAGGATCGTCGGCTGTCCCACGGTGCGCGAGGCGGACGGCTTGGCTCTGTCGAGCCGCAACAAGTACCTGAGCCCGGAGGAGAGAAGGCTTGCTCCCGCGCTATACGCGGCGCTCAAGGCCGGAGCCAGGGCCGCAAAGAAAGGAGGCCCCGCGAAAAAAGTCGCGGCAGTGGCCGAGCGCCGCATCCTCCGAATCCCCGGCGCGTCCATAGATTACGTGAGCCTGGTCGAAGCCGAAAGCCTGCGGGAAGCCTCCGCCCTCGCGGGAAAGCTGCGCCTCATGGCCGCCGTGCGCCTGGGGTCCACCCGTCTTATTGACAATATCCCCGTCATGATGGGATAA
- a CDS encoding SCO family protein, whose product MSSRNWAGIVLIAAGVLAYLGGRVLLDQGRQKERAPAYALPEFELTAVTAASEGPLSKASLLGKPWIADFIFTSCAGPCPALSLCMAALQRELPASVGLVSFTVDPDYDNPERLKAYAARFGAKPGRWFFATGPKARLYSLLTNGFKLPVAENPGAPAGQRVIHSTKFTLVDSRGFVVGYYDSDDVGDLRRLKRDALSL is encoded by the coding sequence GTGTCGAGTAGAAATTGGGCCGGAATAGTCCTGATCGCGGCGGGAGTCTTGGCGTATTTGGGGGGAAGAGTTCTTCTTGACCAGGGGCGGCAAAAGGAGCGGGCTCCGGCTTACGCCCTTCCTGAATTCGAGCTCACGGCAGTCACTGCCGCCTCGGAGGGGCCGCTTTCCAAGGCGAGCCTCCTCGGCAAACCCTGGATCGCGGATTTTATATTCACGTCCTGCGCCGGACCTTGCCCGGCCTTGAGCCTGTGCATGGCGGCCTTGCAGCGCGAGCTTCCCGCCTCGGTGGGGTTGGTGAGCTTTACCGTGGACCCGGATTACGACAATCCGGAGCGGCTCAAGGCCTATGCGGCCCGTTTCGGGGCCAAGCCCGGGCGCTGGTTCTTCGCGACCGGCCCTAAGGCGCGGCTTTACTCCTTGCTCACGAATGGCTTCAAGCTCCCGGTGGCTGAAAATCCGGGGGCTCCTGCCGGACAGCGCGTCATCCACAGCACGAAGTTCACCCTGGTGGACTCACGGGGGTTCGTGGTCGGCTATTACGACTCCGACGATGTCGGCGACCTGCGCAGGCTTAAGCGGGACGCTCTGAGCCTCTAA
- the panB gene encoding 3-methyl-2-oxobutanoate hydroxymethyltransferase, whose amino-acid sequence MGAKAVTTTSLALMKQKGEKIAALTAYDTPTARLLNEAGVDVLLVGDSVGMVKLGYENTLPVTLEEILHHLKAVKRGNSRALLVADMPYLSYEMDIKETLRNAGRLVKEGGAQAVKLEGGLEITPMIKELLKINIPVVGHIGLTPQAIHRFGGYKVQGRRPQEAEKLVTEAKIIEGAGAFALVLECVPSALAKEITRKLSIPTIGIGAGPHCDGQILVVDDMLGLGENAALKFVKRYADLRPAMLQAVSSFCREVRQGAFPAAEHEFAELKS is encoded by the coding sequence ATGGGCGCTAAAGCGGTCACAACAACCTCCCTCGCCTTGATGAAGCAAAAGGGCGAGAAAATCGCGGCGCTTACGGCCTACGACACCCCCACGGCCCGGCTCCTCAACGAAGCCGGAGTGGATGTGCTCCTGGTGGGCGATTCCGTGGGCATGGTCAAGCTCGGCTACGAGAACACTTTGCCAGTGACCTTGGAGGAGATCCTCCACCACTTGAAGGCGGTCAAGCGCGGCAACAGCCGGGCTCTCCTCGTCGCCGACATGCCCTATCTCAGTTATGAGATGGATATCAAGGAAACTTTGCGCAACGCAGGCCGCCTGGTCAAGGAGGGCGGGGCCCAGGCCGTCAAGCTCGAGGGCGGCCTTGAGATCACGCCCATGATCAAGGAGCTTCTCAAGATCAACATCCCGGTCGTGGGCCACATCGGCCTCACTCCCCAGGCCATCCACCGCTTCGGCGGCTATAAGGTCCAGGGGCGCCGGCCCCAGGAGGCAGAGAAGCTCGTGACCGAGGCCAAGATCATCGAGGGGGCCGGGGCCTTCGCCTTGGTCCTGGAGTGCGTGCCCTCGGCCCTGGCCAAGGAGATCACCCGCAAGCTTTCCATCCCCACCATCGGGATCGGCGCGGGCCCACACTGCGACGGCCAAATACTCGTGGTTGACGACATGCTGGGCCTGGGCGAAAACGCCGCACTCAAGTTCGTCAAGCGCTACGCGGACCTGCGCCCCGCCATGCTCCAAGCCGTTTCGTCTTTTTGCCGAGAGGTCCGGCAAGGGGCTTTTCCCGCCGCCGAGCACGAGTTCGCGGAGCTTAAATCTTAG
- a CDS encoding M20/M25/M40 family metallo-hydrolase, protein MQKHGLLAIFALTAPLCSCANLRTARSISSRGLLGHIRVLASDDFEGRAPGTPGEEKSVGYLVKQFQDMGLAPGNPSGTFIQKVPLMGFTSRPTARFSSPSESAAFTFPEEYVAATRRFVTEVSVKDSEVVFVGYGIEAPEYGWDDYKGMDLTGKTLLMLINDPPLPDPRMFKGKAMTYYGRWTYKYEIASAKKAAAAVIIHETGPAGYPYEVVSASFGRENFEIQRPDGNTGRVAVEAWLSPGAAARLLALAGRDLESLKKQALGPDFKPVPLGLKADFTVANALRPIQSANVAAKLEGSDPALKDEHVLYTAHWDHLGKDDKLPGDQIYNGAIDNASGVAGLLEIAKAFVRLKARPRRSLLFLSVTAEEKGLLGAKHYAENPLYPLDKTLAVINMDGLNPWGLTKDIVAVGLGHSTLDEVLGEAAAKKSRVVKPEPEPEKGTFFRSDHFEFVKKGVPALEYGGGTEFIGKDPDFAKRKRDEYTARDYHKVTDEVKPDWDFSGAVEDLRLLFEVGRRVADAPNWPTWKPGSEFKRQSQAAP, encoded by the coding sequence ATGCAAAAACATGGCTTGCTCGCGATTTTCGCCCTGACCGCTCCTCTCTGCTCCTGCGCGAACTTGCGGACCGCGCGCTCTATCTCCAGTCGAGGCCTTCTTGGACATATCCGAGTCCTGGCCTCCGACGATTTCGAGGGCCGCGCGCCGGGCACGCCGGGAGAAGAGAAAAGCGTCGGTTATTTGGTCAAGCAGTTTCAGGATATGGGCCTGGCTCCGGGAAACCCCAGCGGAACTTTCATCCAGAAAGTCCCGCTGATGGGATTTACTTCCAGGCCCACGGCCCGCTTCTCCTCGCCCTCGGAGTCCGCGGCCTTCACGTTCCCGGAGGAGTACGTGGCCGCGACCCGACGCTTCGTTACCGAGGTATCCGTCAAGGATTCCGAGGTCGTGTTCGTGGGCTATGGGATCGAGGCTCCTGAATACGGCTGGGACGACTACAAGGGCATGGACCTGACCGGAAAGACCTTGCTCATGCTGATAAACGATCCCCCCCTCCCCGATCCGCGAATGTTCAAGGGCAAGGCCATGACCTACTACGGCCGCTGGACCTACAAGTACGAGATCGCCTCCGCCAAGAAGGCGGCCGCGGCCGTCATCATCCATGAGACCGGCCCGGCCGGCTACCCATACGAGGTGGTTTCGGCGTCCTTCGGCCGCGAGAATTTCGAGATTCAGAGGCCCGACGGCAATACCGGGCGCGTGGCGGTGGAGGCTTGGCTAAGCCCCGGAGCGGCCGCGCGGCTCCTGGCCCTGGCAGGCCGCGACCTCGAGTCCTTGAAGAAGCAGGCCTTAGGCCCCGATTTCAAGCCGGTCCCGCTGGGCCTTAAGGCCGACTTCACGGTGGCCAACGCCCTGAGGCCCATCCAATCCGCCAATGTCGCGGCCAAGCTCGAGGGCTCGGACCCAGCCCTCAAGGACGAGCACGTGCTCTACACCGCCCACTGGGACCACTTGGGCAAGGACGATAAGCTCCCCGGAGACCAGATATACAACGGCGCCATAGACAACGCCTCCGGCGTGGCCGGACTCTTGGAGATAGCCAAGGCTTTCGTCCGCTTGAAGGCTCGCCCGAGACGCTCCCTCCTGTTTTTGTCGGTAACGGCCGAGGAAAAGGGGCTTTTGGGGGCAAAGCATTACGCGGAAAACCCCCTCTATCCCCTGGATAAGACCCTGGCCGTGATCAACATGGATGGGCTCAACCCCTGGGGGCTCACCAAGGACATCGTGGCCGTGGGCCTCGGGCATTCCACCTTGGACGAGGTCCTCGGCGAGGCGGCCGCGAAAAAAAGCCGCGTGGTCAAGCCGGAGCCGGAGCCGGAAAAGGGGACCTTCTTTCGCTCCGACCACTTCGAGTTCGTCAAGAAGGGGGTTCCCGCCCTGGAATACGGGGGCGGGACCGAGTTCATCGGCAAGGACCCGGACTTCGCCAAGCGCAAGCGCGACGAGTACACGGCCCGGGACTACCACAAGGTCACCGACGAGGTCAAACCCGACTGGGATTTCTCCGGGGCGGTGGAGGACCTGCGGCTCCTCTTCGAGGTCGGGCGGCGCGTGGCGGACGCCCCGAATTGGCCCACATGGAAGCCCGGCAGCGAGTTCAAGCGGCAGAGTCAAGCCGCTCCCTAA
- a CDS encoding alpha/beta fold hydrolase — MPVWALFGVVLLLALMSFCYYGSGIILHPPKMNRLGAFPEQYGLPYEKVSFKTRDGLTLRGWFIPSPRGPDEERTLVLCHGWGDNKGDLLKITNFLNHAAGFNLLYFDNRSHGESDGEITTIGYLETIDFDAAVDFLREKKPHTLKRLGVFGMSMGAAVATLCMPKHPEVKAAVLESPFTNYREVVRQWAWNHFHLPYFPFIVLTLFFLRLRVGHGKVDSYHPIRAAAMISPRPLLVIGGSLDELMPEREVRAFYAAAKEPKQLWIIPGARHSKCHDLAGIEYEARVAGFFNRYL, encoded by the coding sequence GTGCCGGTCTGGGCTCTCTTCGGCGTCGTCCTGCTCCTGGCCCTCATGTCCTTCTGCTATTACGGCTCCGGCATCATCCTTCATCCCCCCAAGATGAACCGCCTGGGGGCGTTCCCGGAACAGTACGGCCTGCCCTACGAGAAAGTCTCCTTCAAAACGCGCGACGGCCTGACCTTGCGGGGCTGGTTCATCCCCTCCCCCCGCGGCCCGGACGAGGAGCGGACCCTGGTCCTCTGCCATGGCTGGGGAGACAACAAGGGCGATCTCCTGAAAATCACCAATTTCCTCAATCATGCCGCGGGATTCAACCTGCTCTATTTCGACAATCGCTCTCACGGGGAGAGCGACGGAGAGATCACCACCATCGGCTACCTCGAAACCATAGACTTCGACGCGGCCGTGGATTTCCTGAGGGAGAAAAAACCCCATACCCTCAAGAGGCTGGGCGTGTTCGGGATGTCCATGGGAGCGGCCGTGGCCACTCTCTGCATGCCCAAGCATCCCGAGGTCAAGGCCGCGGTGCTGGAAAGCCCTTTCACCAATTACCGGGAAGTGGTCAGGCAATGGGCCTGGAATCACTTCCACCTGCCCTATTTCCCCTTCATCGTCCTGACTTTGTTCTTCCTGCGCCTTCGCGTGGGGCACGGCAAGGTGGACAGTTACCATCCCATCCGGGCGGCAGCGATGATTTCCCCGCGCCCGCTTCTGGTGATCGGAGGCAGCCTCGACGAGCTCATGCCCGAGAGGGAGGTTCGCGCCTTCTACGCCGCGGCCAAGGAGCCCAAGCAGCTCTGGATCATCCCCGGCGCCAGGCACTCCAAGTGCCACGACTTGGCGGGCATCGAGTACGAGGCTCGCGTCGCGGGGTTTTTCAATCGGTACCTATAA
- a CDS encoding 4-hydroxy-tetrahydrodipicolinate reductase: MKPLRVVVCAAAGRMGSEVVGLAAKDPRFQLVPAVQECEVAIDFSWPEGSLAAAAAAAKARKAAVIGTTGFSPRQMARLKAFGRRAPIFWTPNFSPGVQILLRLVREAAGLLKDYDASICETHHKLKKDAPSGTALKIAQAAREGRGSAEPIPTASLRLGDVAGEHTLILAGPYERLELTHKAHARALFARGALDAALWLRDKKPGFYSMEDRLKHP; encoded by the coding sequence ATGAAGCCCTTGAGAGTCGTCGTATGCGCGGCGGCGGGGCGCATGGGCTCGGAGGTCGTGGGTCTCGCGGCTAAGGACCCGCGCTTCCAACTGGTCCCGGCCGTCCAAGAATGCGAGGTCGCCATTGATTTCTCGTGGCCGGAAGGCTCCTTGGCCGCGGCAGCAGCGGCGGCCAAGGCCCGCAAGGCGGCCGTGATCGGCACCACGGGATTTTCTCCCCGGCAAATGGCCCGCCTCAAGGCCTTTGGCCGCCGAGCCCCCATTTTCTGGACCCCCAACTTCAGCCCGGGAGTGCAGATCCTCCTGCGCCTGGTCCGGGAAGCGGCCGGCCTCCTCAAGGACTACGACGCCTCGATTTGCGAAACCCACCACAAACTAAAGAAGGACGCCCCCTCGGGCACGGCCTTGAAAATAGCCCAAGCCGCTAGGGAGGGCCGCGGCTCCGCCGAGCCCATCCCCACGGCCTCGCTGCGCTTGGGCGACGTGGCCGGAGAGCATACCTTGATCCTCGCCGGACCTTACGAGAGGCTGGAGCTCACGCATAAAGCCCATGCCCGGGCCCTTTTCGCACGCGGGGCCCTGGACGCAGCACTTTGGCTGCGCGACAAAAAGCCGGGATTCTATTCCATGGAGGATAGACTTAAACATCCATGA
- a CDS encoding ABC transporter substrate-binding protein encodes MITAISLAAALLGAVWASPVKNPDTYTVLDFAELETLDPAWPTEKVSQGVILSLYETLFDFDPGKPGALLPLIAAKVPTKANGLVSADGRTYTIPIRRGIKFHDGSPLTAEDARYSLLRFILQDRTGGPSSLLLEPILGTPSTRDEQGRVKPGIHENAAQAVQAQGQNLVLRLPAPYAPLLSILATRAPVVSKNWAASHGDWDGKAQTWERHNNPRKDDSIFLAQANGTGPFHLERWDRKNRELVLARHDGYWRAPAKLARVILRTIPEFGTRKLMLQAGDADQIAADRGTASQLAGLPGVRVMDDLPSPGAEPIVYFSFAANPAANPYVGSGRLDGDGIPPDFFADKDMREAFAYSFDYGGLIRDVYRGQARRATGCIPTGILGHNPAQRVRSYDLGKAREHFRKAWQGQAWDKGFHFTLVYNAGNVSRQILCQMLKRQVESLSPKFRLDIRALEWPGYLDAYHAKRLPLVFFAHYPDYPDPHSPAFDVMHSQGASASVQGYKNPEADRLVEKALAETDAKKRAKLYFKLQELEYEDLPHVLFVEAKALRVARDWVRGFTYDPLSPNPHFEKIYKKGASH; translated from the coding sequence GTGATAACGGCCATTTCCCTCGCAGCCGCGCTTCTAGGCGCGGTTTGGGCGTCTCCCGTCAAAAACCCCGACACCTACACGGTCCTCGATTTCGCGGAGCTAGAGACCTTGGACCCAGCCTGGCCCACCGAGAAGGTGAGCCAGGGCGTCATCCTTTCGCTCTATGAGACGCTTTTCGACTTCGATCCCGGCAAGCCCGGAGCTCTTCTTCCCCTAATCGCGGCGAAGGTGCCGACCAAGGCCAACGGCCTCGTCTCGGCCGATGGCCGGACCTACACCATTCCCATCCGCCGGGGGATCAAGTTTCACGACGGTTCTCCCCTGACTGCCGAGGATGCGCGCTACTCCCTCCTGCGCTTCATCCTCCAAGACCGAACGGGGGGTCCTTCGTCTCTTCTGCTCGAGCCCATTCTAGGCACCCCCTCCACGCGCGATGAACAAGGCCGGGTGAAGCCCGGCATTCACGAGAACGCGGCCCAGGCCGTCCAAGCCCAGGGGCAAAACCTGGTCCTGCGCCTGCCCGCGCCCTACGCCCCTCTTCTTTCGATACTGGCCACACGCGCGCCCGTGGTTTCCAAGAATTGGGCGGCATCGCACGGGGACTGGGATGGGAAAGCGCAAACGTGGGAAAGGCACAACAACCCTCGCAAAGACGACTCCATTTTCCTGGCCCAGGCCAACGGGACCGGGCCATTTCATCTCGAGCGCTGGGATCGAAAGAACCGGGAGCTGGTGCTGGCGCGCCACGACGGGTATTGGAGAGCCCCAGCCAAGCTCGCGCGCGTGATCTTGAGGACGATCCCGGAGTTCGGAACCCGAAAGCTCATGCTCCAGGCCGGCGACGCCGACCAGATCGCGGCCGACCGCGGCACCGCAAGCCAGCTCGCGGGCCTTCCCGGCGTGCGCGTCATGGACGACCTGCCCTCGCCGGGGGCCGAGCCCATCGTCTATTTCTCCTTCGCGGCAAATCCCGCGGCCAATCCCTACGTCGGCTCGGGACGTCTCGACGGCGACGGCATACCCCCGGATTTCTTCGCCGACAAGGACATGCGCGAGGCCTTCGCCTACTCCTTCGACTACGGCGGACTCATCCGCGACGTCTACCGCGGCCAGGCCCGCCGCGCCACGGGCTGCATCCCGACCGGAATCTTGGGACACAACCCGGCGCAGCGAGTTCGATCCTACGACTTGGGCAAGGCCCGGGAGCATTTCCGAAAAGCCTGGCAAGGCCAAGCCTGGGATAAGGGCTTCCATTTCACTCTTGTCTACAACGCGGGCAACGTCTCGCGGCAAATCCTCTGCCAAATGCTCAAGCGACAGGTGGAGAGCTTGAGCCCCAAGTTCCGGCTCGACATCCGGGCCCTGGAATGGCCGGGATATCTCGACGCCTACCACGCCAAGCGCCTGCCCTTGGTTTTCTTCGCCCACTACCCCGACTATCCCGACCCCCACAGCCCGGCCTTCGACGTCATGCACTCCCAGGGGGCCTCCGCCTCGGTCCAAGGCTACAAGAATCCCGAGGCCGACAGGCTGGTGGAGAAAGCCCTGGCCGAGACCGACGCCAAAAAGCGCGCCAAGCTCTATTTCAAGCTCCAGGAGCTCGAATACGAGGATCTCCCCCACGTGCTCTTCGTGGAGGCCAAGGCCCTGCGCGTGGCGCGCGACTGGGTGCGGGGATTTACTTACGACCCCCTTTCCCCGAATCCCCACTTCGAAAAGATATACAAAAAAGGTGCCAGTCATTAA
- a CDS encoding amino acid lyase — translation MTGTVFLYGDGVPMSPAEHIEKLRSLETRGLLAPDEYSRGGAIAILEKKMALLLGKEEAVFMPTGTLANLLALRALCGGRRRVVVQEESHLFRDAGDGAAALAGLTSVPLAEGKTYFTARELEAALDRNGEGKVPCPVGAVSIESPVRRRLNQAVPFEELEAISKLCRRRGIKTHLDGARIFLAAAAEGRPAARYAKLFDTVYVSLYKYFGAPSGAVVAGPKALLKGLADERRMFGGSPPQAFWLAASALDAVEGFRKRYAKALSHGRVVLRLLKSRMGERLVLFPDGTNTALLRLSPGEARSLSRRLKDRGVFLGEHRPAWEGVPLVINETWLRVPVINLVNLLNFPGK, via the coding sequence ATGACTGGCACCGTGTTTCTATACGGCGATGGGGTCCCCATGAGCCCGGCCGAGCATATCGAGAAGCTGCGCTCCCTTGAAACGCGCGGGCTCCTCGCCCCAGACGAATACTCCCGCGGCGGCGCGATCGCGATCCTAGAGAAAAAGATGGCCCTGCTTCTGGGAAAGGAGGAAGCCGTTTTCATGCCCACCGGCACACTGGCCAATCTCCTGGCCCTGCGCGCCTTGTGCGGCGGGCGCCGGCGCGTCGTCGTCCAGGAGGAGAGCCATCTCTTCCGCGACGCCGGAGACGGAGCCGCAGCCTTGGCGGGATTGACTTCGGTTCCCCTGGCCGAGGGCAAGACCTATTTCACGGCCCGGGAACTGGAGGCGGCCCTCGACAGAAACGGCGAGGGCAAGGTTCCCTGCCCCGTTGGCGCCGTCTCCATTGAGTCTCCCGTGCGGCGCCGCCTGAACCAAGCCGTCCCCTTCGAGGAACTAGAAGCCATCTCCAAGCTTTGCCGCCGCCGGGGCATCAAGACGCACCTCGATGGCGCCCGGATATTTCTTGCCGCGGCGGCCGAGGGCCGGCCTGCCGCGCGCTACGCCAAGCTCTTCGACACGGTGTATGTTTCCCTCTACAAGTATTTTGGGGCTCCCAGCGGAGCCGTTGTGGCCGGACCTAAGGCCCTTTTGAAGGGCCTGGCGGACGAGCGCCGCATGTTCGGGGGAAGCCCGCCCCAGGCGTTTTGGCTCGCCGCTTCGGCCCTGGACGCCGTCGAAGGGTTCCGCAAGCGCTACGCCAAGGCCCTCTCCCATGGCCGGGTAGTGTTGCGGCTCTTGAAGAGTCGGATGGGAGAGCGCCTTGTTCTATTTCCCGATGGCACGAACACAGCCCTCCTGCGACTCTCGCCAGGAGAAGCCCGGAGCCTGTCTCGCCGCCTCAAGGACCGCGGGGTATTCTTGGGCGAGCACCGCCCCGCCTGGGAAGGCGTCCCCCTTGTCATCAACGAGACTTGGCTTCGGGTGCCAGTCATTAACTTAGTAAACTTACTTAACTTCCCTGGGAAATAG
- a CDS encoding methyl-accepting chemotaxis protein has protein sequence MRKRKQVWIDPPLQLQILCYVLMLVTASLLLVTFTIVYSLRSASTESRQLFHSIAWILQTVRGPLLLSSCLAILASGLLTIFWSHRFAGPLRVLSAAMERLQKGNFTGALRIRSTDTHHELVEEFSRMQNHLRHSLQKDKKRVEDLSQKVDGISSKLSREHAAQEELSAVAAKLKDLYSEYQL, from the coding sequence ATGCGCAAGCGCAAGCAGGTCTGGATAGACCCCCCGCTCCAGCTTCAGATACTCTGCTACGTGCTCATGCTGGTCACCGCGAGCCTTCTTCTCGTCACGTTCACCATCGTCTACAGCCTCCGGTCGGCCTCCACGGAGTCGCGCCAGCTCTTCCATTCCATCGCCTGGATTCTCCAGACCGTCCGCGGCCCCCTGCTCCTATCCTCGTGCCTGGCCATCCTCGCGAGCGGCCTGCTCACGATCTTCTGGTCGCACCGCTTCGCCGGCCCCCTGCGAGTGCTCTCGGCGGCCATGGAACGGCTCCAGAAGGGCAATTTCACGGGGGCGCTGCGCATCCGCAGCACGGACACCCATCACGAGCTCGTGGAAGAGTTCTCCCGGATGCAGAACCATCTGCGCCACAGCCTACAGAAGGACAAGAAGCGGGTCGAGGACCTCAGCCAGAAGGTGGACGGCATATCCTCCAAGCTCTCCCGGGAGCACGCGGCCCAAGAAGAGCTCTCGGCCGTGGCGGCCAAGCTCAAGGATCTTTACTCAGAATACCAGCTCTGA